A window of the Azospirillum formosense genome harbors these coding sequences:
- a CDS encoding PepSY-associated TM helix domain-containing protein, with the protein MSDLHTWVGLLLGWVLYAMFLTGTVSYFKDELSQWMRPELPAQSNVPDQAVVAQRVADELVALVPGSPQWSLRLPDARNNSVYAFWRTAGAAPGQRAFGEGNFDPATGQAVSSRATLGGDFFYRFHFQFHYMPVVWGRWIAGIAAMFMLVAIVSGVITHKKIFVDFFTFRWGKGQRSWLDAHNALSVFGLPFHAMITYTGLVTLMALYMPWGQQAGIKTAAERQQFNAELSAFIQPGKPSGEKAPLASIEDMVRQAQERWGRDGVGRVTATHPGDAAARVAVARGDGGRVSMSPQYLEFEGTTGRLLAVHEGVGPAAETRGVLYALHLGRFSDSVTRWLYFLVSLAGTAMVGTGLVMWTVKRRQKLPDPARPHVGFHVVERLNIASIAGLSVAMAAFLWANRLLPETLADRANWEIHGFFIVWALTLLHGVLRPAKRAWVEQLWLAAALLALLPVLNAATTQRPLWQSLADGDWVFVGMDLMCWALAALHAVLAVRTLRHQPKTRPARKPAPETVDRPAGGAVLREG; encoded by the coding sequence ATGTCCGACCTGCACACGTGGGTCGGGCTGCTTCTCGGCTGGGTGCTCTACGCGATGTTCCTCACCGGGACGGTGTCCTACTTCAAGGACGAGCTGTCGCAATGGATGCGCCCCGAACTGCCGGCGCAGAGCAATGTGCCGGATCAGGCCGTGGTGGCCCAGCGGGTGGCCGACGAACTGGTCGCCCTGGTGCCGGGCAGCCCGCAATGGAGCCTGCGCCTTCCGGACGCCCGCAACAACAGCGTCTACGCCTTCTGGCGCACCGCCGGGGCGGCTCCCGGACAGCGCGCCTTCGGCGAGGGCAATTTCGACCCGGCGACCGGGCAGGCGGTGTCGTCGCGCGCGACGCTGGGCGGCGACTTCTTCTACCGCTTCCATTTCCAGTTCCACTACATGCCGGTGGTGTGGGGGCGCTGGATCGCCGGGATCGCGGCCATGTTCATGCTGGTGGCCATCGTCAGCGGGGTCATCACCCACAAGAAGATCTTCGTCGATTTCTTCACCTTCCGCTGGGGCAAGGGGCAGCGCTCCTGGCTCGACGCGCACAACGCGCTGTCGGTGTTCGGGCTGCCGTTCCACGCCATGATCACCTACACGGGGCTGGTGACGCTGATGGCGCTCTACATGCCCTGGGGCCAGCAGGCGGGGATCAAGACCGCGGCGGAGCGTCAGCAGTTCAACGCCGAACTCAGCGCCTTCATCCAGCCGGGCAAGCCCAGCGGCGAAAAGGCGCCGCTCGCCTCGATCGAGGACATGGTGCGCCAGGCCCAGGAGCGCTGGGGTCGGGACGGCGTCGGGCGGGTCACCGCCACGCATCCGGGCGACGCGGCGGCGCGGGTGGCGGTGGCGCGCGGCGACGGCGGGCGCGTCTCGATGAGCCCGCAATATCTGGAATTCGAAGGGACCACCGGCAGGCTGCTGGCCGTCCATGAAGGGGTGGGGCCGGCGGCGGAGACGCGCGGCGTGCTCTACGCCCTGCATCTGGGGCGTTTCAGCGACAGCGTGACGCGCTGGCTCTATTTCCTCGTCAGCCTCGCCGGCACCGCCATGGTGGGCACCGGTCTGGTGATGTGGACGGTGAAGCGCCGGCAGAAGCTGCCCGATCCGGCCCGGCCCCATGTCGGCTTCCACGTCGTGGAGCGGCTGAACATCGCCAGCATCGCCGGCCTGTCGGTGGCCATGGCGGCCTTCCTGTGGGCCAACCGCCTGCTGCCGGAGACCCTGGCGGACCGCGCCAACTGGGAGATCCACGGCTTTTTCATCGTCTGGGCGCTGACGCTGCTGCACGGCGTGCTGCGGCCGGCGAAGAGGGCCTGGGTCGAGCAGCTGTGGCTGGCCGCGGCGCTGCTGGCGCTGCTGCCCGTGCTCAACGCCGCGACCACGCAGCGGCCGCTGTGGCAGAGCCTGGCCGACGGCGATTGGGTGTTCGTCGGCATGGACCTGATGTGCTGGGCGCTGGCCGCGCTCCACGCCGTGCTGGCGGTCCGCACGCTCCGCCACCAGCCCAAGACGCGGCCGGCCCGCAAGCCGGCTCCCGAAACCGTCGACAGGCCGGCCGGCGGCGCCGTTCTGCGCGAGGGTTGA
- a CDS encoding DUF3325 domain-containing protein, which translates to MIHLSSFILCLTGFAALAFAMDRPQHDLFGRSLPAPATVALRAGGAASLLGGLGLLVAWQGWGLGLVMFSGHTSLGAGVVHGALIVQRRRATRPN; encoded by the coding sequence ATGATCCACCTGTCGTCGTTCATCCTGTGTCTGACCGGATTCGCCGCGCTGGCCTTCGCCATGGACCGTCCGCAGCACGACCTGTTCGGCCGGTCCCTGCCGGCGCCCGCGACGGTCGCCCTGCGCGCTGGCGGGGCGGCTTCGCTGCTGGGGGGGCTGGGCCTCCTCGTGGCGTGGCAGGGCTGGGGGCTCGGGCTCGTCATGTTCAGCGGCCACACCAGCCTGGGCGCCGGTGTCGTCCATGGCGCGCTCATCGTCCAGCGGCGCCGGGCCACCCGCCCAAATTGA
- a CDS encoding carbon starvation CstA family protein, whose product MPRILNHAPWVVLAVLGAFALGTVALARGETINALWLVVAAVCTYLVSYRYYSLFIANRVMRLDPARPTPAMRHNDGLDYVPTNQYVLFGHHFAAIAGAGPLVGPVLAAQMGYLPGMLWILAGVVIAGAVQDFMILFVSMRRDGRSLGELIKAELGDIPGVIALFGTFMIMVIILAVLALVVVKALTNSPWGFFTVAATVPIALFMGIYMRFLRPGRIGEISIIGFFLLIAAILLGGQVAQSETWAPVFTLTGIQITWILIGYGFVASVLPVWLLLAPRDYLSTFLKVGTIVMLALCILLVAPPMKMPSVTRFVDGTGPVWSGSLFPFLFITIACGAVSGFHALISSGTTPKMVENELHTRFIGYGGMLTESFVAVMALVAASCIEPGIYFAMNSPPALLGTTAESAAQVINNWGFVITPEMITQTAQDVGEVSILSRAGGAPTLAVGMAQIFSELFGGKGMMAFWYHFAILFEALFILTAVDAGTRAGRFMLQDLLGVFFKPLQRTASWAGNLIATGLCVAAWGYILYQGVVDPLGGINTFWPLFGISNQMLAGIALILATVVLFRMKRERYAWVTMVPAAWLLICTLTAGVQKVFHSNPAIGFLAHAERFSTAANEGRLLAPATSMEQMRQVIFNDYLDAALASLFVLVVLAVLVFGILSCLKALRSDRPTTREIPTGGATARAGD is encoded by the coding sequence ATGCCCCGCATCCTCAATCACGCGCCATGGGTGGTCCTTGCCGTGCTGGGCGCCTTCGCGCTCGGCACCGTCGCGCTGGCGCGCGGCGAGACCATCAACGCCCTCTGGCTGGTCGTGGCCGCCGTCTGCACCTATCTGGTGTCCTACCGCTACTACAGCCTGTTCATCGCCAACCGCGTCATGCGGCTGGACCCGGCGCGCCCGACACCGGCGATGCGCCACAACGACGGGCTGGACTACGTCCCGACCAACCAATACGTCCTGTTCGGCCACCATTTCGCGGCCATCGCCGGCGCCGGCCCGCTGGTCGGCCCGGTGCTGGCGGCCCAGATGGGCTATCTGCCGGGCATGCTGTGGATTCTCGCCGGCGTGGTGATCGCCGGGGCGGTCCAGGATTTCATGATCCTGTTCGTCTCGATGCGCCGCGACGGGCGATCGCTCGGTGAGCTGATCAAGGCCGAGCTGGGGGACATCCCCGGCGTCATCGCCCTGTTCGGCACCTTCATGATCATGGTCATCATCCTGGCGGTGCTGGCCCTGGTCGTGGTCAAGGCGCTGACCAACAGCCCGTGGGGCTTCTTCACGGTCGCCGCCACCGTGCCGATCGCTCTGTTCATGGGCATCTACATGCGCTTCCTGCGCCCCGGCCGGATCGGCGAGATCTCCATCATCGGCTTCTTCCTACTGATCGCGGCGATCCTGCTCGGCGGGCAGGTCGCGCAGAGCGAGACGTGGGCGCCGGTCTTCACGCTGACCGGCATCCAGATCACCTGGATCCTGATCGGCTACGGCTTCGTGGCGTCGGTGCTGCCGGTGTGGCTGCTGCTGGCGCCGCGCGACTATCTCTCGACCTTCCTCAAGGTCGGCACCATCGTGATGCTGGCGCTGTGCATCCTGCTCGTCGCGCCGCCGATGAAGATGCCCAGCGTCACCCGCTTCGTCGACGGCACCGGACCGGTGTGGTCTGGCAGCCTGTTCCCGTTCCTGTTCATCACCATCGCCTGCGGCGCGGTGTCGGGCTTCCACGCCCTGATCTCGTCGGGCACCACGCCGAAGATGGTGGAGAACGAGCTCCACACCCGCTTCATCGGCTACGGCGGCATGCTGACGGAGTCCTTCGTCGCCGTCATGGCGCTGGTCGCCGCCTCGTGCATCGAGCCGGGCATCTACTTCGCCATGAACAGCCCGCCCGCGCTGCTCGGCACCACGGCGGAGTCGGCGGCCCAGGTCATCAACAACTGGGGCTTCGTCATCACGCCGGAGATGATCACCCAGACGGCGCAGGACGTCGGCGAGGTGAGCATCCTGTCGCGGGCCGGCGGCGCGCCGACGCTGGCGGTCGGCATGGCGCAGATCTTCTCCGAACTGTTCGGCGGCAAGGGTATGATGGCCTTCTGGTACCATTTCGCCATCCTGTTCGAGGCGCTGTTCATCCTGACCGCCGTCGACGCCGGCACCCGCGCCGGGCGGTTCATGCTGCAGGACCTGCTGGGCGTCTTCTTCAAGCCGCTGCAGCGCACGGCGTCCTGGGCCGGCAACCTGATCGCCACCGGCCTGTGCGTCGCCGCCTGGGGCTACATCCTCTATCAGGGGGTGGTCGATCCGCTGGGCGGCATCAACACCTTCTGGCCGCTGTTCGGCATCTCCAACCAGATGCTGGCGGGGATCGCCCTGATCCTGGCGACGGTGGTGCTGTTCCGGATGAAGCGGGAGCGCTACGCCTGGGTGACCATGGTTCCGGCGGCGTGGCTGCTGATCTGCACCCTGACCGCGGGCGTGCAGAAGGTCTTCCACAGCAACCCGGCGATCGGCTTCCTCGCCCACGCCGAGCGCTTCAGCACCGCCGCCAACGAGGGCCGGCTGCTCGCCCCGGCGACCTCGATGGAGCAGATGCGTCAGGTGATCTTCAACGATTACCTGGACGCGGCGCTGGCCTCGCTGTTCGTGCTGGTGGTGCTGGCGGTGCTGGTCTTCGGCATCCTGTCCTGCCTGAAGGCGCTGCGCAGCGACCGCCCGACCACCCGGGAAATCCCGACGGGTGGCGCCACCGCGCGGGCCGGGGATTGA
- a CDS encoding CstA-like transporter-associated (seleno)protein has protein sequence MKSNLSRFRGYFEQTAKLMIGVPDYDTYLEHMRTRHPDQPAMTYTEFLDNRLQARYGAGKAGCC, from the coding sequence TTGAAAAGCAACCTCAGCCGGTTCCGTGGTTACTTCGAGCAGACGGCCAAGCTCATGATCGGGGTGCCGGATTACGACACCTATCTGGAGCATATGCGGACCCGGCACCCCGACCAGCCGGCGATGACCTACACCGAGTTCCTCGACAACCGTCTGCAGGCCCGTTACGGCGCCGGCAAAGCGGGGTGCTGTTGA
- a CDS encoding cyclase dehydrase, whose translation MARGLGWFSIGLGVAELVAGRRIARWMGMEEQAGLIRAYGAREVATGVGLLAMGDARPWMWGRVAGDALDLATLATAHHDGNPRRENVATALGAVAAVTALDVLCTAMLHREEATAWTPPRDYSDRSGLPRPPAAMRGAAKDAPIPADMRTPDILRFQPAAAALL comes from the coding sequence ATGGCCCGCGGACTGGGCTGGTTCAGCATCGGGCTGGGCGTCGCCGAACTGGTGGCCGGGCGCCGGATCGCCCGCTGGATGGGGATGGAGGAGCAGGCCGGGCTGATCCGGGCCTACGGCGCGCGCGAGGTGGCGACCGGCGTCGGGCTGCTGGCGATGGGCGACGCCCGCCCCTGGATGTGGGGACGGGTCGCCGGGGACGCGCTGGACCTCGCCACGCTGGCGACGGCGCATCACGACGGCAACCCGCGCCGGGAGAACGTCGCCACGGCGCTGGGCGCGGTCGCGGCGGTGACGGCGCTCGACGTGCTGTGCACGGCGATGCTGCACCGGGAGGAAGCGACGGCCTGGACGCCGCCCCGCGACTACAGCGACCGCAGCGGCCTGCCGCGCCCGCCCGCCGCCATGCGCGGCGCGGCCAAGGACGCTCCGATCCCCGCCGACATGCGGACCCCGGACATCCTGCGCTTCCAGCCGGCCGCGGCGGCTCTGCTATAA
- a CDS encoding zinc-dependent alcohol dehydrogenase, with amino-acid sequence MKALVWHGTADIRYDTVPDPEIEQPRDAIVKVTSCAICGSDLHLYDHFMPGMEKGDIMGHEFMGEVVDVGAEAKSALKVGDRVVVPFTIWCGECDQCRRGNYSVCERSNRNKAMADKLFGHTTAGLFGYTHLTGGYPGGQAEYVRVPFADRTHVKIPDGLTDEQVLFLGDIFPTGWQAAAQCDIQPTDTVAIWGCGPVGQMTIRSAILLGAKQVIAIDRIPERLSMAKAGGAITINFEEESVVERLNELTGGKGPEKCIDAVGMEAHATATLDSMYDRAKQALALESDRAHVLREMMYVCRPAGTLSIPGVYGGLIDKVPFGMSMNKGLTWRMGQTHVNRWTDDLLRRIQEGQIDPSFVITHTVGLADGPDMYQTFRDKRDGCIKVVLKP; translated from the coding sequence ATGAAAGCCCTGGTCTGGCACGGCACCGCTGACATCCGTTACGACACCGTCCCCGACCCGGAGATCGAGCAGCCCCGCGACGCCATCGTCAAGGTCACGTCCTGCGCCATCTGCGGTTCGGATCTGCATCTCTACGACCACTTCATGCCCGGCATGGAGAAGGGCGACATCATGGGCCACGAGTTCATGGGCGAGGTCGTCGATGTCGGGGCCGAGGCCAAGAGCGCCCTGAAGGTCGGCGACCGCGTCGTCGTGCCCTTCACCATCTGGTGCGGCGAGTGCGACCAGTGCCGCCGCGGCAATTACTCGGTCTGCGAGCGCTCCAACCGCAACAAGGCGATGGCCGACAAGCTGTTCGGCCACACCACGGCCGGGCTGTTCGGCTACACCCACCTGACCGGCGGCTATCCCGGCGGGCAGGCGGAGTATGTGCGCGTCCCCTTCGCCGACCGCACCCATGTGAAGATCCCGGACGGGCTGACCGACGAGCAGGTGCTGTTCCTCGGCGACATCTTCCCCACCGGCTGGCAGGCGGCGGCGCAGTGCGACATCCAGCCGACCGACACGGTGGCGATCTGGGGCTGCGGCCCGGTCGGGCAGATGACGATCCGCAGCGCCATCCTCCTGGGCGCCAAGCAGGTGATCGCCATCGACCGTATCCCCGAGCGCCTGTCCATGGCCAAGGCCGGCGGCGCCATCACCATCAATTTCGAGGAGGAGAGCGTCGTCGAGCGGCTGAACGAGCTGACCGGCGGCAAGGGACCGGAGAAATGCATCGACGCCGTCGGCATGGAGGCGCACGCCACCGCCACGCTCGATTCCATGTATGACCGCGCCAAGCAGGCGCTGGCCCTGGAATCCGACCGCGCCCATGTGCTGCGCGAGATGATGTATGTCTGCCGCCCCGCCGGCACGCTGTCGATCCCCGGCGTCTACGGCGGGCTGATCGACAAGGTGCCCTTCGGCATGTCGATGAACAAGGGCCTGACCTGGCGCATGGGCCAGACCCACGTCAACCGCTGGACCGACGACCTGCTGCGCCGCATCCAGGAGGGCCAGATCGACCCGTCCTTCGTCATCACCCACACCGTGGGCCTGGCCGACGGGCCGGATATGTACCAGACCTTCCGCGACAAGCGGGACGGCTGCATCAAGGTCGTGCTCAAGCCGTAA
- a CDS encoding SDR family NAD(P)-dependent oxidoreductase → MARAATHSLAIVTGASTGIGLELAKQCARNGFDLLIAADDPAIEEAATELRALGVTVETVQADLATLDGVDTLCAAVKGRPVDALLANAGHGLGHGFLDQDFQEARHVIDTNITGTLYLIQKVGRGMRDRGQGRILITGSIAGFMPGTYQAVYNGTKAFIDSFSFALRHEIKDSGVTVTCLMPGATDTEFFERAGMEDTQIGQGKKDDPAMVAKVGFDAMMRGDGDVVAGWKNKLQTAMAAVTPSGVLAEQHRKQAEPGSGHH, encoded by the coding sequence ATGGCTCGTGCAGCCACCCATTCCCTTGCCATCGTCACCGGTGCATCCACCGGCATCGGCCTCGAACTCGCCAAGCAGTGCGCCCGGAACGGCTTCGACCTCCTGATCGCCGCCGACGACCCGGCCATCGAGGAGGCCGCCACGGAATTGCGCGCGCTCGGCGTCACGGTGGAGACCGTCCAGGCGGACCTCGCCACCCTCGACGGAGTCGACACGCTCTGCGCGGCGGTGAAGGGCCGGCCGGTCGATGCCCTGCTCGCCAACGCCGGCCACGGTCTGGGCCACGGCTTCCTCGACCAGGATTTCCAGGAGGCCCGCCACGTCATCGACACCAACATCACCGGCACGCTGTACCTGATCCAGAAGGTCGGGCGCGGCATGCGCGACCGCGGACAGGGCCGCATCCTGATCACCGGCTCGATCGCCGGCTTCATGCCCGGCACCTATCAGGCGGTCTACAACGGCACCAAGGCCTTCATCGACTCCTTCTCCTTCGCGCTGCGCCACGAGATCAAGGACTCCGGGGTGACGGTCACCTGCCTGATGCCCGGCGCCACCGACACCGAGTTCTTCGAGCGCGCCGGCATGGAGGACACCCAGATCGGCCAGGGCAAGAAGGACGACCCGGCGATGGTCGCCAAGGTCGGCTTCGACGCGATGATGCGCGGCGACGGCGACGTGGTGGCCGGCTGGAAGAACAAACTGCAGACCGCCATGGCCGCCGTGACGCCCTCCGGCGTGCTGGCCGAGCAGCACCGCAAGCAGGCCGAGCCCGGCTCGGGCCACCACTGA
- a CDS encoding GntR family transcriptional regulator: MTQLPDSIEDSVISAILGGRLRPGTRLGEAKLAEVYGVSRTRVREAMMRLETRGIVHVSARRGWFVVEPSATEARAAFQARRVIETGMLRDLNTLPGHTLRGDAVAHLRAHVEEEREALQTGHVGPRTCLLGDFHIHLAHAFGNPFLTDILRDLTARTTLVSMLYQSDQDAAASSDDHAGIVTLLADGDYAGAARLMDEHIRRVEDGLDLAAAPDPLAGLREILSPGAPA; encoded by the coding sequence ATGACCCAGCTTCCCGACAGCATCGAAGACAGCGTGATCTCCGCCATCCTGGGCGGCCGGCTGCGGCCCGGCACCCGGCTGGGCGAGGCGAAGCTGGCCGAGGTCTACGGCGTGTCCCGCACCCGCGTGCGCGAGGCGATGATGCGGCTGGAGACGCGCGGCATCGTCCATGTCAGCGCCCGGCGCGGCTGGTTCGTCGTCGAGCCTTCGGCGACGGAGGCGCGGGCCGCCTTCCAGGCGCGGCGGGTCATCGAGACCGGGATGCTGCGCGATCTGAACACGCTGCCGGGGCACACGCTGCGCGGCGACGCCGTCGCCCACCTGCGCGCCCATGTCGAGGAGGAGCGCGAGGCGCTGCAGACCGGCCATGTTGGGCCGCGCACCTGCCTGCTCGGCGACTTCCACATCCACCTCGCCCACGCCTTCGGCAACCCCTTCCTGACCGACATCCTGCGCGACCTGACCGCGCGCACGACGCTGGTCTCGATGCTCTACCAGTCCGACCAGGACGCCGCGGCGTCCAGCGACGACCACGCGGGCATCGTGACGCTGCTGGCCGACGGCGACTACGCCGGAGCGGCGCGGCTGATGGACGAACACATCCGGCGCGTCGAGGACGGCCTCGACCTCGCCGCCGCCCCCGATCCCCTGGCCGGCCTGCGCGAGATCCTCTCGCCCGGCGCCCCCGCCTGA
- a CDS encoding transporter substrate-binding domain-containing protein, whose amino-acid sequence MKRRTLLALAVAAVAGLSIAQAPAARADALQDITKRGTLRVAVPQDFPPFGSVGPDMTPLGYDIDVAKLIGAKMGVKVELVPVTSANRIPFLQTNKVDLVISSLGKNAEREKVIDFTDAYAPFFNGVFAPAGVTAAKPEDLAGKTVGVTRGAIEDLELTKIAPTDAVIKRYEDNNGTISAFLSGQVEVVATGNVVAAAILARNPPKRPELKFLIKNSPCYIGLGKEQPALLEKLNGILAAAKADGSLNAIAQKWLSADLPKDL is encoded by the coding sequence ATGAAGCGCAGGACCCTGCTCGCCCTGGCCGTCGCCGCCGTCGCCGGCCTGTCCATCGCCCAGGCCCCCGCCGCGCGGGCCGACGCCCTTCAGGACATCACGAAGCGCGGCACGCTGCGCGTCGCTGTCCCGCAGGACTTCCCGCCCTTCGGCTCGGTCGGCCCGGACATGACCCCGCTCGGCTACGACATCGACGTGGCGAAGCTGATCGGCGCGAAGATGGGCGTGAAGGTGGAACTGGTGCCGGTGACCAGCGCCAACCGCATCCCGTTCCTGCAGACCAACAAGGTCGATCTGGTCATCTCCAGCCTGGGCAAGAACGCCGAGCGCGAGAAGGTCATCGACTTCACCGACGCCTACGCGCCCTTCTTCAACGGCGTCTTCGCCCCGGCCGGCGTCACCGCCGCGAAGCCGGAGGATCTGGCCGGCAAGACCGTCGGCGTGACCCGCGGCGCCATCGAGGATCTGGAACTGACCAAGATCGCCCCGACCGACGCGGTCATCAAGCGCTACGAGGACAACAACGGCACCATCTCCGCCTTCCTGTCCGGTCAGGTCGAGGTGGTGGCGACCGGCAACGTGGTGGCGGCGGCGATCCTCGCCCGCAACCCGCCGAAGCGGCCGGAGCTGAAGTTCCTCATCAAGAACTCCCCCTGCTACATCGGCCTGGGCAAGGAGCAGCCCGCCCTGCTGGAAAAGCTGAACGGCATCCTGGCGGCGGCCAAGGCCGACGGCTCGCTGAACGCCATCGCGCAGAAGTGGCTGTCCGCCGACCTGCCCAAGGATCTCTGA
- a CDS encoding amino acid ABC transporter permease, which produces MTYRFDYSWIAEYWPVILKGLVTTVELTLIGTLFGVALGIACAWTRSLGPRWLRPPVVAYVELIRNTPFLIQLFFIFFGLPSLGVQMTEFQAAVLAMVINLGAYSGEIIRAGIEATPRGQFEAGASLAMTRFETFRHVVLIPALQRIWPALSSQIVIVMLGSAVVSQIAAEDITFAANFIQSRTFRAFESYFLTTGLYLLLALALRQALRGVGNMLFPRRAAR; this is translated from the coding sequence ATGACCTACCGCTTCGATTACTCGTGGATCGCCGAATACTGGCCCGTCATCCTGAAAGGGCTGGTGACGACCGTCGAACTGACCCTGATCGGCACGCTGTTCGGGGTGGCGCTGGGCATCGCCTGCGCCTGGACGCGGTCGCTCGGGCCGCGCTGGCTGCGCCCGCCGGTCGTCGCCTATGTCGAGCTGATCCGCAACACGCCCTTCCTGATCCAGCTGTTCTTCATCTTCTTCGGCCTGCCGTCGCTCGGCGTGCAGATGACCGAGTTCCAGGCGGCGGTTCTGGCGATGGTCATCAACCTCGGCGCCTACAGCGGCGAGATCATCCGCGCCGGCATCGAGGCCACGCCGCGCGGCCAGTTCGAGGCCGGGGCCAGCCTCGCCATGACGCGCTTCGAGACCTTCCGCCACGTCGTGCTGATTCCGGCGCTGCAACGGATCTGGCCGGCGCTGTCGTCGCAGATCGTCATCGTCATGCTCGGCTCGGCGGTGGTGTCGCAGATCGCGGCGGAGGACATCACCTTCGCCGCCAACTTCATCCAGTCGCGGACCTTTCGCGCCTTCGAGAGCTACTTCCTGACCACCGGTCTCTACCTGCTGCTGGCGCTGGCCCTGCGGCAGGCGCTGCGCGGCGTCGGGAACATGCTGTTCCCGCGGAGGGCCGCGCGATGA
- a CDS encoding amino acid ABC transporter permease, which yields MMTFTLWDILRNLLLAARWTVVLSLVSFIGGGLLGMALLYLRIGKARAGQIVVQGYVELFQGTPLLMQLFLAFFGLGLFGVDVPAWLAAGLALILWTAAFLVEIWRGCVESVARGQWEASASLGMGYVQQMRYVILPQAVRVAVPPTVGFSVQVVKGTALTSIIGFVELSKAGTVVTNATFEPFTVYGLVALIYFALCWPLSKSSQILERKLNVAHRDH from the coding sequence ATGATGACCTTCACCCTGTGGGACATCCTGCGCAACCTGCTGCTGGCGGCGCGCTGGACGGTGGTCCTCTCGCTCGTCTCCTTCATCGGCGGCGGGCTCTTGGGGATGGCGCTTCTCTACCTGCGGATCGGCAAGGCGCGGGCCGGGCAAATCGTCGTCCAGGGCTATGTGGAGCTGTTCCAGGGCACGCCGCTGCTGATGCAGCTCTTCCTCGCCTTCTTTGGGCTCGGCCTGTTCGGCGTCGACGTTCCGGCCTGGCTGGCCGCGGGGCTGGCGCTGATCCTGTGGACGGCGGCGTTCCTGGTGGAGATCTGGCGCGGTTGCGTGGAATCGGTCGCCCGCGGCCAGTGGGAGGCGTCGGCCAGCCTCGGCATGGGCTACGTCCAGCAGATGCGCTACGTGATCCTGCCCCAGGCGGTGCGCGTCGCCGTCCCGCCGACCGTCGGCTTCTCCGTGCAGGTGGTGAAGGGCACGGCGCTGACCTCGATCATCGGCTTCGTGGAGCTGTCCAAGGCCGGCACGGTCGTCACCAACGCCACCTTCGAACCCTTCACCGTCTACGGGCTGGTCGCCCTGATCTACTTCGCGCTGTGCTGGCCCCTGTCCAAGAGCAGCCAGATTCTGGAAAGGAAGCTCAATGTCGCTCATCGCGATCACTGA